One Burkholderia pyrrocinia DNA segment encodes these proteins:
- a CDS encoding FKBP-type peptidyl-prolyl cis-trans isomerase has product MSVITTESGLKYEDLTEGTGAEAQAGKTVSVHYTGWLTDGQKFDSSKDRNDPFAFVLGGGMVIKGWDEGVQGMKVGGVRRLTIPPQLGYGPRGAGGVIPPNATLVFEVELLDV; this is encoded by the coding sequence ATGTCTGTCATCACGACCGAATCGGGCCTCAAATACGAAGACCTGACCGAAGGCACCGGCGCGGAAGCGCAAGCCGGCAAGACCGTCAGCGTCCACTACACGGGCTGGCTGACCGACGGTCAGAAATTCGATTCGAGCAAGGACCGCAACGACCCGTTCGCGTTCGTGCTCGGCGGCGGCATGGTCATCAAGGGCTGGGACGAAGGCGTGCAGGGCATGAAGGTCGGCGGCGTGCGTCGCCTGACGATTCCGCCGCAACTCGGCTACGGCCCGCGCGGCGCAGGCGGCGTGATTCCGCCGAATGCGACGCTCGTGTTCGAAGTCGAACTGCTCGACGTCTGA